Genomic DNA from Nicotiana tabacum cultivar K326 chromosome 21, ASM71507v2, whole genome shotgun sequence:
GTTCAACCAAACTCAGCATTTCGACATAATATGTGTGTGTGGTGGGGGCTGCGTGCACACTACTCGCCCCGACCTCACTCGTGAGATTACACTgagtttattgttgttgtatacGTTTGTGTATGAGTGTGTGTAAGTGATGATAAATTACTAAAATACTactatttttctttcaatttacgTAAATCGATTTGATTGAGCATGTGATTTAAGAAATaaatgaaattttttgaaatttgtctGTCTTCGATAAGCCATAACATTTGTATGGATAAATTTTCGTTAAAATTTGTAGTATTAAATATGCTATAGTTTTTATGGCtttaaaaacttctcattaaggataagaCGGAAagtttaatttaaattatttcaACATCTGGAGAcgtgtcattcttttttaaatgaactaaaaacgaaatatgttcacataaactAGAACGGAGGGAATAACACAATATTATATTCCGAAtgcataaatttaaaattttcattcaGCATTTACAATTTTAAATGACGAATTCTATCAAATTTAAATACTAAATTCAGTAGAATAATTGAGATGCACACAAGCCAGAACGGTCTACCACCCTTATAAAAGAAGGTTTACAGTATTTAGATTTGTTTTACTTTCTTTAGTACATATAATTGAGATGGAGTGTGGTTTGGTTATATTTTTGGTAAAGGAGAGAAGAGAACACTTTATTTGGAATTTATGAAAATGGAGTTGAAAAACATGCTTGGAGCACTTTTTCAAAATCGGAATCtaagttggaattaaaaatttatgatcaacataaattttgaaaataaaaaattattttgaaaaaagtgaataaaatttatggccaaacagcTCCTAAGAACTAACTAACTTCCAATACCAAAAGAATTTAAGGTTTATTTTTCTTACATCTTCCAAGAGTTCATCAAGGGCTGATAAAGCCTGCGACTGTATGAAATTGATTTTGTGCTCAACTCCAGCCTTTTTGATAATTGGCAATCCCATCTCGTATGCATCCCGATTCAAGTCTATAGCTGTAATCTGCACTCAAACATCCCTTAAGAATTTATATGTTATGCGCATTTgtgaaaatatttattattaagtTGCTCGAACACGGATGCGGGTGTCCGACACGAGTGCTAATCTAAAGGTCGGATTCTTTAATATATAAATTCTAAGATTTGGGGATATAGATCTTAGTACATATATGGATGCGAGGATCcgactaaaaataattcaaaaaaataaaaatataaaaatactatgagaaattttgtggaatacttacAAATAGCTTGTAAAGTATGAATTCCTTTTTTatctcaagttgtagataagtaaaagATTGGTTTCCTAGATAAAATATGCATTTGTGAAGACATGTAGTAGGCGTTTAGACATAAGAATtacataatttttgaaaaaagtatTCTTTGAAGTAAAgttgaaaaatggtatttgatattttaaattatgtttgaaaAGCGTCTTACTTGAAAAAAAATACTGTAGTTTTATGATTGgggaattgtttttttttttttgaaaagtgcGAAGAAATGGTCAAAATtactttttgatttttaaaaaactcattttagaaaaaatttcaaaaacttataacatttcatggagaaatatatttttaaaaaattatggaCAAACGGGGCCTTAGTCCTGTAACCCAATGTTTGACAATATATACTAGCTTGCCTtcagaataaataaaaaaaataatcaatgaTACTCGCCTTTCCATCATCAGGAATTGTAAGCGCAGTAAGGAGCAAAGAGTATCCAGTGAAAACTCCAATTTCAATAGTCTTCTTAGCATTTCCCACTTTCAAAAGCAGAGCTATCAATTGGCCAGCTTCTGATGCAGTTGCCATATTGAACCTGATccataaacaaaattaaaattgataagtTCTTAATTAAACACATTACTTGAAAAATTAACAGTCCAGTAGCCATTAATGCTCAATACATGTTTTTAAAGGATGATAGGTTAGATCTGATTAATTTGTTGTTTCAGCCAATCATAGTTCTTTAATCACGTTAACAAATCAAGGTAGAAGATTAGGTAGTCGAGCGTTGTCTTTGCGCATTACAGTAGCTTTAGTGCATTACTCAGTGTTAGTCTTgccttttcttattctttggatTTTCGTTATTACTTGTTTCTTTCACTTCGGTTTCTGATTGGTTTGCTTGTTGTTGTTTCTTCCTTTTATGCTTCCTAAGCTATGGGCAGTGGCAGAGTCATATGCACCCAAGAGGTGTCAATCGACACTCTTTTGTCGGAAAATTACACTATTTAACTtggtaattttttaaaaaaatatgtatatatactatataatgacaccccttgacttcttggtgagtttgtttctttatattttgactcccttaataaaaattctggctccgccactaACTGaggggtctatcgaaaacaacctcAATGCCTATAAATAAGgacagaggcggatctaggatttttaGTACTTGGGTGCACtactaaaaaaagagaaaaaaaatatatttattgggaTTTTATCTCTATACCTCGTTGTTAATAATTTAATATTCAACCAAGTGCATCATTCAACTTTCTTGGAGCATGGGTGCCAACAGTTAATATTATACCAATTTcaaaaaatatgtacataaaatatctaAGTTTAAGAAAAGACCATAAGTTCACGTGTCTCATGATTAAGCCTATTAATATGCCCCTAGATAAGGCAGGGGCGTATGCAGGAATTTTTGTAAGCGGTGTCGAAATTTATAGAAGAACTAGAATGTTACTTTGGTTATTATACTTTTAGACAATAAATAACCTTAGTTTATTGGCTTTGTTGAATCTTAAGTTAAAAAAGATTTTGAGTCCAATTCTActtcatcacaatttttaactACAAAGGCTCTCTCAaatatttacaaaagaaaaaTGTGCTAGTTGAGGTTTGAACCTTTGATCTCTTAGAGCAAAAATCAAGCATAAACCAACACACCAAGATACAATTTATGTCAAGTGGTGTCATTTTTTCTTACTTATCCGTTTCCGTACAATATTAATACATATTTTTAGTAAAATTTTCCGACAAAGCGGTGTCGCAAATACCGCTTGAGAAAGTGTGCATCCGCCCCTGagataagggtaaggtctgcgtacacattatcctCCGCAGACCCGACTTGTGGGATTACATCGGAAAATAAAAAGTAAGAGAATGTACAGGGAAAGTACCGTGGATGATTTGCAGTTATAGCCCTCAGTTCTTTGAGAAGCTCTGATTCACGTGGATACACAGAAGTCTCCAGAAGGTACttagcagaaaaaatggatgatatatataatactaataagttaacaaaagaaatgaaatagaTGGGAAATATGCAGAAGAACAGTGAGTACCTTATGCAATTCAGGACTCTGCAACAATCCCTTCGTCATTGATGCCATTTCTTTTATTGAGACTTTATTGTAACCACAAAGAGACAGAGAGATTAAATTAATATTGAAGTATTGAATTAAAAGAATCAAAAGAAATTATtaaagatgaagaaaaatatgtttGATTATGTTTAAGAATGAAGTCAAAATGGGTAAAAAGAGTTACTCTCtcagttaaaaaaaaaatattatcttaGTTAGACTTGACACAAACTTTAATGAAGAAAGGAAAACTTTGGAGATAATAAGTCATATTATTTGTGTGACTGTAAAATTTTTAAAACTCGAGATATGAAATATGCCATAACATATGTGTGGCTAGGGGTGTACATCgttttggattggttcggtttttaccaaaatcaaaccaaaccaactatatcggtttggattggttcggttttgtcggattttacgggttttcgaatttttttgttacatgaatattactTCAATCTTACTTTGCtaaaattatagataaaactttgataagtgaatacatgtttagtaaatatggaaaaaataaacaaacatatgatctatttaaatattctaatgggagaatttttttagtaatacatgatagttatttttttagtcatccaacaataatttttcgttaatttacgctttcagggttaatacatgagaggatctcaaatatttctacattttctaaagaaaaatcactataaactcttaaaaatataaataaaatttatatatttatatgtcggtttggttcggatttttttattcaataccaaaccaagtcaaactaaacctagtcgggttttttaatcggtttgatttggtttgatttttcggtTTGGTGTGATTTTCCGGTTCGATTTGAACACCCTTATGTGTGGCTATAAATGCGTCTTATTAAATAAATATTGAAAGAtgtcaatctttttgaaagagaTTAATAAGAAGTCGGTCCTTTTCAAACAAAGCCAGTAAAACCAGACTTGCCACACTTTAGAAATAATATCACATGATTGAATGTTCATGTTGCAGATGTTTCATGTCAATGaaccaaaaaatcaaataaataatcaagATTAAATTCTTAGAACCCAATACAACCAAAAAATCCTACCCAAAATCACAAAGAAAGAGGAAGAGAAGGATAATTTACCCCTAACCTTTTCAAAGCTTGATTTCACTAAAGAGGTGTAGAAAATGCAAAAGCAAGCATGGGTATTTATATTTCGCTAAAGACTTCTCAATTAAATGCAGTTTAGCATGAATTAAAAAAAAggtcaatttttctttttgttttttctttcctcAGAGATTTAACAAATATGAGTGAGATTACATTGTAATCTTATTTTGTCCTTTTTCCTCTTGAAAAAGTCTATTTTCATTTGCAACCTCATGAAATATCTGAAACTCTTGATGTAAAGGAagtaccaaaaagaaaaaatatatgtaattttgAGAGGCAATCATAAAAGTCGTCGTAAATTTATAAAGAGAAATAATAGGATGATACTAATTtagatttaatttttatttttcagttgagatataatctatatctatactatattaaaagcacgaaggcccttagcgaaatgtcgttcgccttttttatcctttaaaattggagttcacactagacaaaatagtcatttaattattctcctaatatttagttcttgaaattgactaaaatttttgttattaaattattttccattgaacTAGGTAGGAAACCCtaaaatttaggactttaaagTCAATTAAAACTTTACTTAacttaaatattttccttatttgaattatatatgtCACATAATTATAATTCTTACATGTTGCTTTCATGGATATATATTCTGTGGAAAAAAAAATAACGtgtgttttaaataaaattaaagtaaataACTGATCCATCAATTTTATGCCTAATATTTAAAAAGGCACGTAAGAAATAGTGCATTTAAGTCATagttttgatttaaaaaaaatgaaaacattaATGATAATTCATATTAAGGTGGCATGAATTTAGACTTTAAAAAGTAATTGTGacattctattttcttttaacaataaGGACGTAGAATTTGAAATATACTTACAAGTTTTGTCCATTTTTATTGTCTAAATATTAAGAAATAATCAAATGATAATCTTTTTTAAATATGACATTATTTTAAATGGTAGAATAAGTTAATCAATATATATTTTGTACACAAAAATAGGAATATAAAAAGAACATATATATGTAATTGGTCGCGAGTAAAAGTACTTTAGAAAGAACTTTTAGGTAAAATAAGATAATAATTgagcaaaaaatatatataaaaattgttAATAATAATCGAGTTCGGATGCCTATATGATTAATAAGTTATTAATAGAATAAGGTTACAGCTTTAGCAGTACCGTAAAATGAGTAAAGATAAACAAAAATTAATTGTTGGTAAACTATTTtacataaattttttaataagtAACATGAAATATACATGCAATGTACGTACCCAAGTCCTCAAGTaaagttgaatgatttttttACCTTTCAATCAAACGCTACTCCTATAACTTTTTTTGTACAATAAAGCAAGCAAGAGAAACTACTGAAGGAAGAACTATTAGACTACATCAAACTCCTAAGGAAGAACTACTCTTAATTTTATATAATAACataaacatatttttgaatactatttattttatttataaaattttacttttcattaacACGAGggacacgcgcaacgcgcgtatgTTAAAACTAGTACTTATAAACAACGTAACGCACATTTGGGTTAACTCATCCATCGaagcacaaaaataaaaatcctcaTGAAATAACTACTTGGTGTAATCAGGGCTGATAGCATGATTTTAAAAGGATGGGTCACTAGTTCCTCCGTTATAGTAAAAATTGCGTAGGGTAGCCTctttttaaagtggtatttacttttatctgcatttttaatgctgagcaaaagtaactactagtctattaaaattaatatgaaaagacagtgtaccctttcttctatctcttttccttCCCAAACCCTctatcaaaattttcaaaaccttttctcccgatcaaactttcccaAACTCCTCTCCTCTCATTACCAAGAGAACGACAGGCACCTCAACATCAACATACTACTTGCAAGGTAAAATGGCAAAATTGAATTTTTCACAATCTGTGGACTGAAAATTCGATATAGTTATATCATAAATAATTTTTCCTACAAAAAGTTTAAAGATAGCTAGCCCCTTTCCCGTGAACACTTTATTCGCATTTATAGGTTCAACAAAATCAATCTATCTAAATCAGGCAGATTTCAACTTGGCAGATGTGCACGCCAGATGTGAGAGGGTTCTGTGTCCGACGAATAGTAAGAAGATCCCCAAGAATCCAAGCGTTCTCAGTGTGTGGAACAGATTCCACTGCAAGCAGATAGGCAAACAAATATGTTGAATTAGCACGCAAAGACTATGTCtctgttcaaaagttaaggatacttggtcctgaatttaagattacaagttcaaaagttaaggacacttggtcctgaacttagactaacaagctcaaaagttaaggacaataaatcctgaacttaggctaagaaaCCAAAAAGTTaagacaataggtcctgaacttagactaacaaactcaaaagaaggacaataggtcttgaacttagactaacaagctcaaaagttaaggacacttggtcctgaacttacagttacaagttcaaaagttaaggacacttggtccaaAACTTAGACTAACGAGTTCAAAAGTTatggacaataggtcctgaacttagacttacaagttcaaaagttaaggacaagtagtccttaacttagagttacaagcacagaactAAAGGATAGGtggtcctgaacttcgagttccaagttcaacagttaatgacatgtagtcctgaagtcctcaacttagagttgcaagttcaaaagttaaagacatgtagtcctgaagtcctgaacttagaattgcaagttcaaaagttaaggacacttagtcttGAACTTTTATGAGCATAAGGGTGTTTTCATCCGGGCaggtaaagtttattaaagcagtggctaaaaactaaagacattttaaaaaagtggcttaaaagtaaatacatgtgttattagtggctTATCGTGCACTTCCCCCTCCGTTATatactccctctatttcaatttagaCGACACATTTTTTTATTAGtctgtttcaaaaagaatgatataTTTCTATAATTGGAAAGGCGAAATGGCTCCCTAAGCACTTAAACTTGTTGGGTTTTTTAAAGCCGATACATAAACTTATAACTTTGCCATTTGAACACTCGAACTCATTTTTTTCATAACTAATAAACACATCTGACTATTGACCATGTGCGCGTGTATTACACATACACATACGTGTTCATCCAGTCAACAAATGACCAATGGATGTCTTACACGTAAGGGCGCGAAAAGTCAAGCATCAACTCCTTCTCTTTGACTGCTTTAGCGTTTTTCTTCATCAACAATGGCTATCTACTTTTCATTATTTTGTTTCACAGGTGGCTCAGCTTGATCCTTTTCCATGTTACTCTTTCGTTCCTCTTCCTTCTTTTCTTCCAGCTTTTTTATTTCAAGGATTCAATAGTTAACAAGATAGTGCCCTAATTTCCTACAATGTTTGCAGAATTTGGGTATGTCTTAATATTCAATGCGCTGAACGAATCTTTAAGAGGCaaatcatcatcttcatctccaACCCAAACATTGGCGATTAAAGGTTTGAGTAAATCAATTTTCATGCTTACCTTCGCCATACTAGGTATGTTCATAGTTTGGTCGCCACATCAAGCTTCAATGGAGTCCCTACTTCTTCAAGAATATGTTTGACATAAGACCAGTTATGCATATGAAATAGTAATCTGAGCAGCAGGACTCAGACATGATCTATTGGTAGGTAGGTCTTCTTCAGGCTTAAATTTTGGATTCCACTTCTGCAACTACATTTGCAGACCTTCAATTTCAATCACCCGCTTATATAGAACAAAATTGTAATCTTCATCATTAGTGAAGCTGAGAAACACATTTAATTTATCATAAACTCCAATTCTTGCAGATCCCTTCAAAGGAATTTTTTTAGAGAATCTTGACCTATAATTCGGAGTTGGGTCTTCAGAAATCGACCAACAATTGTCCTCTTACATTGAACCGCCATGATGACATAGTAGTCTCTTGTTTTGAAGATCACTGTCGGCATGCCGTTGTGTGTCGTCTTTCTAGCTTGGAATTTCAGAGAGAATCCGAACATCCGAGTTCCTCCACAGGGTTGTTACCATCACCTTGAACATCCAGAAGGAGTACGGAAAGCTTTTGAAGGATTTCAATCAACGAACTTGGAAGGGGAAGTTATGGGGAAGTTCAAAACTTAGCTTCAACTCTACAATGATAAAATATACAACTTTCCACCATTTTCACggtctgaaaaatgaaaaaaaaattgaaaatgaagcTTCAGATTTTTAAAAATGGAGGAAGGGGGTATTTTGTACTGTTGGGCGTTGGGAATGGGGTTTTCACGCTCATGTGCGTCGTGTTCCTCACGCGGGCTGCTGATTAGGACCAACTGACGCCACATGGGCATGGTCAATggtcaaatgtgtttattagttatGGAAAAAACGAGTtcgagtgttcaaatgggaaagttATAAGTTTATGTATCGGCTATTAAAACccgacaagtttaagtggccaggaagccatttcgccaattgaaaataattcaactttaaactcttcattttaccaattttacccttaatgagaggCTTTTATAACCGGACAAATGTCATGGCCCACAAAGATTTTACCCCTTAAGTTTTTAAGACCACACATTTTAAAagtccttttttttttctaaaactcCGTGACGAGTTAAACTACATTATCTAAATTGAAACGAGTAGAATTTAATGGTGACGAACATTAAACGTTAACTATAATTGGTTGATACTATATGAATACGATATTATCAAGAATGCTAATAACGAATATGGATTAGACTtcgaagaaggaaaaaaagaaaagtacctttttaaaatttcttttggGAATTTGAAACCATTATTAGATTTCATCTAATCTCATttgaaattattccaaaatatagTTACAAATAATTTGTATTTACTCTATTTGGTAATAACCAGATAttactctttattttattttcattaaaataaTTATATGTCAATCCAAATATTTACTCGGAATTATTTTCAAGATATTATGCCTTAGATGCTTTTATTCTGTATTGTATTTATTAACATGTAATGGATGTTTTTGACATTGGGATTCTATCTAGTCACCTATATTTTGGATTTATTGGTGTCAAAGTCGTTATAATATTTTAATGAACCCTCGGCCAAATGTTAATCAACTGGTCCAACAAAAGTTGTGACAGGCAAATAAGGATTgtgatattttatacttcaacATCACACGAGAAGGGGTGATTTATATGGTGTTTAATTTTTCACGCGCGCAAATCATAGAAGGACCTGATTTTTCTATGTGTTCTTTACATTAcagttgcggaataataaatgcaggcagtaaagaacacaagtattttttatgtgaaaaacacatggctcaaaaggtgaaaaaccacgacctacttcccaaTAGGATTTTTTCCCAATACTCCATTAAATCACTGAGctaaaaacaacatttacaaaactcttgtaaacctaaggattacctctaactatttgtggcaaccagcctcaggctgttgcgacaacttcaagttcactctaacttgaaaaataaaactTAGAGTACCTAGTACAAATGCTTCTAGAGAAAGCTGAAAGATACAACTCAAAagccctactacaattgaactagaataaaagacatacACTTGGATctggttcttctatctagttCATATAGCTTCAGGTTCGCATACTAGAAACACACAGGAATTGCttacaaaatgccttgctattttgctcttatttcttgcttaacttcagcgtttgtgcgtcacctgtaaaagagaacatcctgaaatatatagagttagtataATAGGactaactagagttctaatgatatgctcttccttggtggaagagctctagttatcttcaacttctaactacTCCCTTATCTAGGAcagagttctcttcaagtaaggagtcctGCTCCTATCAATTATGCAACATTTTTCATTTAGGAGATATCAGGTATAACCACTTATGCTTATCTCCTTTACATGTATGCCTTGTGCTTGAATTTACCCGTGCCCTGTGTACActgtgtatggacctggttcattGCATGTATTCCTTTATCAATCATAAAAACAAACTTACTCAGGGCAACAAATTTCCCCTCTTTGATGGTGACAAACTCTATGTTTTTCATAAGCATGAAACCTATTTCAGTTCAGCTCAACATCAATACAATGTTAGAGCACTTTCTAttttaaagtcacaaatcatcaaagactgggttcattaggttataaacatcacagtccAAAGCAAACGCCCAACCTATATTCCTcattttggcatcatcaaaaagttaCATAATTAAGTTATATAACTAGATTATAGCAGATCTTACTCATGGTCACTAAGGCTACTTCAAATACAATCATGGATTCAAGTAACACTTCTACGgatattagccatctaagaaatatcaacaaacaattagAGCAAAAAGTAGTGATTATCATTGATACGAGTCAACCATAAAGCATAGAAGGAAATAAAAGTACTACACcatgagcaaaaagaaaaaaaaacatcctATTCGGATCACTGGTTTTTAAAACTAGGCTAGGGAGATTTTAAGGCTAGGAAGGACTAGGTTCTTGGTTTCTAGCCAGAAGTAGCTTCAACATGTCATGAAGAATGCCATAATTCTTCACTTTCTCCTTTGCAAGCTCATACCTGAAAGCATCCCTCTCAGTTTCTACTTCAGCCAGTCTCTTCTTCAACCTCTCAATTTTATCATCCTTAGCCCCACTCACTTGCATCAAGGCTTTCACTTTGCTATTCACAGGCACTTTCTTGGATGAACCAAGTTCTTTGGGAACAATAAAGACTTCATAGTCACAGGCAACTAAAGTATTGGTCCCAAAGTGATCTTTACTTGTGCTAACATCCCATTTCTTGAGGGGAACCTTGAAGTGATCAAGCACAACAGTGAGTAATAATCCATAGGGCACGACATGAGTTTTAGTGACAGAAAGTACCTTACCAAGGAGTTTGATTATAAACCCTATCCAGTTGATCTGCCTCCCATTATCTAGGCACTCCATGAGGACCAGGTCTATGAAAGTTGCAATGTGCCTTCTTTCTTGCCTGGGCAAAACAaccttgttgacaaattcaaataGCACATTATGGGCAGACTTCATTTCACTCTTATAAACAGCCCTGGGATGTAGATCTAAGTCCCTGTCAACAAATTTCTTAGTGATGGCAAGTGAGGTAGGTAGATTTTCAAGTCTTGGCCATTTTAACTTCTTGTAATCATTGTACCCTTCAGCAGGTACCCCTGGAATTTCTCCTAGTTCTTTGTCGTCAAAGCTCACTTTCACCCCTTTCACTACACTGGCTACTCTTCCACTCTTGATTTCACAATTTGCCAAGAACTCCACAATTTTAGCTCGGGCTAATTTTCCTTCcaactgaaggaccatgtccttctaGCCTTGAAATTCTAGCTTTTCCAGCAGCAGCACCATTCCTTCCTCCTCCAAATCTCTAAGGAGTCTACCCTTCAAAATTATTCTTTTGCCAAATTTCACCATATTGTCATGTTCTTCATCGGTTTTCTCTTTGTCCTCACTCTCTTCTTCCACTACTTGCACTTTTCTTGATTTCCTTGTAGAAGTGGTTCTCTTTGCCAAGGTATATGGTTCTGTATCAACAAATTTGCAGAGGACTTCTTTTTTgaagtctttcttttctttgtttttggagTCACAACCTCCACCTCTTCTGCCTCGCCCTCATCATGAAGGACCGGGTCTATCTccttaatattaatatttttaacTGGTTCACCCACTTTATTCTTTCCCTTTTCAGCAACTTTCCTTTTGCTCTCAACTAAGGCCTTTTCGAGATTAGCCTCACTTTGCTTCCTTTGACTCCTTGTAGCTCTTCCTCTTGTGGGAGGAGTCTTTACATGGATAGAAGAGACAACATTTCTCTACTTTCTCTTTTTGCCTCCCATAGTAGTTCCAGAGATTTTAACTCTgagcttttcttcttctttggattCAACTATCAGACACCCTTTTTAGTAGGTCTTGGAGGGGTTCATTCATATATGTAATAGGTTCTTGTAACCTCTTCCTCAACCTAACCAGCCCCTCCGCTGGACTTTCATCTCCAGTCATGCTGCCTCCTTCTTTTCTCTATAACTCACTTCCTCCTCAACAGCTTCCTCACTCCATATCACCATTACCTCTATTTCTTCAGTCAAACCAATAGGAGTGGGTGAGGATTCAACCACTACTTCTTCTCCCTTTCCCTTGACATCTTCTTTAACATCctcactttatttttttttttatttttttttatatttttatttttaccaccaatttTACCAGACTCGATAGTATCCATACCAGCAATAGTAGCAACAAGAACAAATATGTTTTCTAGACTTTCAGCCACATCAAAAATTACATCATACGTAATATTTAGCCCAGAAGTTACTTATTCTGTTGCAGACGAAACAGGTTTTCCCCCTCAGTTTGAGACTTGAAAGATTCTTCTGATTTTTGGGGTTCCTCTACTTGACTGGCTTTTAATTTCTCATTTAATTTCTTGGATAGTTCACTACCGGCCACTTTTTTACGAGCACGCATCTTTACTCATCCTTTCTTGGAGGTAAGGGTGGTTGAAGGTGTGGGTGATGGTTCTTTGGGTGGTGAAGAAGGATTTTCAGAAGGGTTTGCCATTTGATAAGTGTAGAAGAGAAATAAGAAGGTTgaaagaatttttctttttagagtcTTGAATTTTCTTCAAA
This window encodes:
- the LOC107799225 gene encoding putative caffeoyl-CoA O-methyltransferase At4g26220, producing the protein MTKGLLQSPELHKYLLETSVYPRESELLKELRAITANHPRFNMATASEAGQLIALLLKVGNAKKTIEIGVFTGYSLLLTALTIPDDGKITAIDLNRDAYEMGLPIIKKAGVEHKINFIQSQALSALDELLEDQSNRGSFDFAFVDADKGSYQKYHERLLQLVKIGGIIVYDNTLWFGTVAMPEESVPEARKPDRHHIIELNKFLAADSRIQISQVPLGDGITICRIL